The window ACCATCGATTTCGCATACGGGGCTATCACCCACTATGGCCGGACTTTCCATTCCGTTTTGCTATCGTTGATGCTAAATCTTGCAGGCTGATCCCATTTCGCTCGCCACTACTTTGGGAATCTCGGTTGATTTCTTTTCCTGTAGCTACTTAGATGTTTCAGTTCGCCACGTTCGCTTCGTTACCCTATGTATTCAGATAACGATGACCTTACGGCCGGGTTTCCCCATTCGGAAATCTGCGGATCAAAGCTTGTTTGCCAGCTCCCCGCAGCTTATCGCAAGCTACTACGTCCTTCATCGCCTGTAATCGCCAAGGCATCCACCATGYGCACTTATTCGCTTGTTCCTATAACGTTAGCCTCTTTTGCAAGAGCGTTATAAAGAAGCGTTGAGTTTTAGCGTTTGCCGTATTCCAAAGTAAGTCTTCTAATTGCTAAGATCACTTCGTAATACTTTGATTGATACAATCACACCCATTTTTACTTTCGCAAGAACCGAAGTCCTGGCGATCGTTTAAATGAATCTTTACTTCTTCCAGATTGTTAAAGAACAAAAACAGCCATTGATCGTAAAAGATCAAACCTAAATCACTACGCCAACTTGAACGCTGACTTAGGTTTGACATTTCTTGGTGGAGGTTGACGGGATCGAACCGACGACCCCCTRCTTGCAAAGCAGGTGCTCTCCCAGCTGAGCTAAACCCCCGAAACCTTGGTGGGTCTGGTTGGGCTCGAACCAACGACCCCCGCGTTATCAACACGGTGCTCTAACCAGCTGAGCTACAGACCCGCTTGGATCAGTATCAGTAGCCAGTCAGTGACGTTTGCCACAGACCGCGCTTCACCAAATAACTGTTCTTTGAATTACAGCCGATAAGTGTGGACGCTTAACTTCGTGCGCACTCTAGAAAGGAGGTGATCCAGCCGCACCTTCCGATACGGCTACCTTGTTACGACTTCACCCCAGTCACGAATCCTACCGTGGTGAGCGCCCTCCTTGCGGTTAGGCTACCCACTTCTGGTAAAACCCGCTCCCATGGTGTGACGGGCGGTGTGTACAAGACCCGGGAACGTATTCACCGCGACATGCTGATCCGCGATTACTAGCGATTCCAACTTCATGGAGTCGAGTTGCAGACTCCAATCCGGACTACGATACACTTTCTGGGATTAGCTCCCCCTCGCGGGTTGGCGGCCCTCTGTATGTACCATTGTATGACGTGTGAAGCCCTACCCATAAGGGCCATGAGGACTTGACGTCATCCCCACCTTCCTCCGGTTTGTCACCGGCAGTCTCATTAGAGTGCCCTTTCGTAGCAACTAATGACAAGGGTTGCGCTCGTTGCGGGACTTAACCCAACATCTCACGACACGAGCTGACGACAGCCATGCAGCACCTGTGCGCCGGTTCTCTTTCGAGCACTCCCAAATCTCTTCAGGATTCCGACCATGTCAAGGGTAGGTAAGGTTTTTCGCGTTGCATCGAATTAATCCACATCATCCACCGCTTGTGCGGGTCCCCGTCAATTCCTTTGAGTTTTTAATCTTGCGACCGTACTCCCCAGGCGGTCTACTTCACGCGTTAGCTGCGTTACCAAGTCAATTAAGACCCGACAACTAGTAGACATCGTTTAGGGCGTGGACTACCAGGGTATCTAATCCTGTTTGCTCCCCACGCTTTCGTGCATGAGCGTCAGTGTTATCCCAGGGGGCTGCCTTCGCCATCGGTATTCCTCCACATATCTACGCATTTCACTGCTACACGTGGAATTCTACCCCCCTCTGACACACTCTAGCCGTGCAGTCACAAATGCAATTCCCAGGTTGAGCCCGGGGATTTCACATCTGTCTTACACAACCGCCTGCGCACGCTTTACGCCCAGTAATTCCGATTAACGCTTGCACCCTACGTATTACCGCGGCTGCTGGCACGTAGTTAGCCGGTGCTTATTCTTCAGGTACCGTCATTAGTTCTGGATATTAGCCAAAACCGTTTCTTCCCTGACAAAAGAGCTTTACAACCCGAAGGCCTTCTTCACTCACGCGGCATTGCTGGATCAGGGTTGCCCCCATTGTCCAAAATTCCCCACTGCTGCCTCCCGTAGGAGTCTGGGCCGTGTCTCAGTCCCAGTGTGGCTGGTCGTCCTCTCAGACCAGCTACTGATCGTCGCCTTGGTAGGCTTTTACCCCACCAACTAGCTAATCAGATATCGGCCGCTCCAGGAGCATGAGGTCTTGCGATCCCCCACTTTCATCCGTAGATCGTATGCGGTATTAGCTAATCTTTCGACTAGTTATCCCCCACTCTAGGGCACGTTCCGATATATTACTCACCCGTTCGCCACTCGCCATCAGGAGCAAGCTCCTATGCTGCCGTTCGACTTGCATGTGTAAGGCATGCCGCCAGCGTTCAATCTGAGCCAGGATCAAACTCTTTAGTTTAATCTCTGTTTTGTGCCATTTCTGGCTACCCCGAAGGGCATCGCTCTCTCAAAATACTGACAGGTAATTTCTTGCGAACTTACCTATATTTCTTGTGAGCATTTAATATTTAAAGTTTCCAGAACCGAAGTTCTGTCGCACTTCATTAAACGCCCACGCTTATCGGCTGTTAATTTTTAAAGATCTTGTCTGCCGCAAACGCGCTTGGCGCTGTTTGCATCGCTGCGAATCGTTTTGTTCGTCAGCAGCAGAGAAACGAGATTATGTAGCAGTTTGTTTATCGCGTCAACTACTTTTTTGCGATTCGTTTTAAATTTTTTCGTCTTCGCTTAACTGCCGCTTTGACTACTTCCATTTAAAACGCCCTACAAACTGCTTCACTACTCTTTGCTTCGCCGACCTCCGTCGCTTCGTTTTTCAACTTCGCTTCGTGTGTCGCGTCAGCAGGGGGCGAACTATAGCAACCCACCATCGGCTGTGCAAGCCCTTTTTGAAAAATAATTGAAATAATTTAGAAGATAGTCCTGGCGACTTCCTCTTGATCAGCAGCAAACCCAAGCCACACAAGGCTTTCAGCACGAAACCCCATGACCACCAACAGCAAAGTAAAACCGGGCCGTCCCTGACGGGACGGCCCGGTTTCATTTCTTCCGGGTGTGGGGGTGCTTAACCAGCCTTGACCGTCAGGTCGCTCTTCACGTCCCGTACACCTTCAATACCTGCGACCAGCTGCAAGGCGTGCTGCCCCAGTTCGGCACTAGGCACCGATCCCTTCAGGGTGACCACGCCATCCTTGGTGGTGACGTTGATCTTCATGGCCGAAACCTGCTTGTCTTCCACCAGGGCGGCCTTGACCTTGGCGGTGATGACGGAGTCATCAATATAGGCTCCCGCCTTCTGGGCGGTCACGGGTGCCGCACGATCCGCGGCCTGAACTGCCGGAGCTGCTGCAGTTACCAAGAGGCTGGCGGCCAGCAGGCGGGCGGTGAAGGTAGTCTTTTTCATGGTCTATCTCCTTATTGATCAGTCATCGTGGCAGCGCTCTATATAGGGACAGAACATTGCTCTATATAGGCGCCTCTGTCCCTGCTATCGCAAAGCCCATGCCAGCAGGAATTTTCCTCAATGAATTCAATGACTTGGCGATCTCGCCAAGGAAATGGGGCTCTGCAATGCCCCACCCCAACCCGCTTTTCTGTCGCCGAGGGAGGACAAATTTCCTCCGTTGAAGAGATTAAGTCCCTGATTTCAAAGCCTTTCCTCCTGTCGCCCCGCGACGACAGCCTCTTCCCCACCGCGGAAACGCCGGGGATCCAGTCCATTCTTCTGCAACAGGCGATAGAACTCGGTACGGTTGCGATCAGCCAGCCGGGCGGCGTCAGACACGTTGCCATCAGTCAACTTGAGCAAGCGGATCAGGTAATCACGCTCGAACTTCTGCTTGGCCTCGGCATAACGCAGCAGATCGAGGGTCGGCGTGCGCAGGGCGCGCTGCACCAGGGACGCCGGGATCAAGGGTGCGGTGGACAAGGCGCAGACCTGCTCCACCACGTTATAGAGCTGGCGCACATTGCCCGGCCAGTGCGCCAGGCTCAATATCTCCAGCGCGTCGGGGGCAAACCCGGTGAGGCGCTTGGGATACTTGGCCGCAATGGTCTTGAGGAAGTGATTGGCCAGCAGCGCGATATCCTCCCGCCGCTCTTCCAGCGCCGGCAGGTGCAGCGTCACCACATTGAGGCGGTAATACAGATCCTCGCGGAACTGTCCTTCGCGCATGGCCGCTTCGAGGTCGCGATGGGTGGCTGAGATGATGCGCACATCGACCTCGCCAGCCTGGTTGGCGCCGACCTGGCGCACCGTTTTTTCCTGCAACACCCGCAAGAGCTTGACCTGCAGGGGCAGGGGCATGTCGCCGATCTCATCGAGGAACAAGGTACCGCCATGGGCGGCCTGGAACAGCCCTTCGCGATGCTCGACCGCGCCCGTGAATGCGCCCTTGACGTGGCCGAACAGCTCGGACTCCAGCAACTGCTCGGGGATGGCGCCGCAATTGACGGCGATGAAAGGCTGCTCGGCGCGTGCACTGGCGCGATGGATGGCGCGCGCCAGCAGCTCCTTGCCGGTGCCGCTATCGCCCCGGATCAGGATGCTCGCGTCGGAGGCCGCCACCAGCCGGGCCTCGGCCAGCAGCTCGGCCACCCGCTGGCTGCG is drawn from Herbaspirillum seropedicae and contains these coding sequences:
- a CDS encoding BON domain-containing protein; the protein is MKKTTFTARLLAASLLVTAAAPAVQAADRAAPVTAQKAGAYIDDSVITAKVKAALVEDKQVSAMKINVTTKDGVVTLKGSVPSAELGQHALQLVAGIEGVRDVKSDLTVKAG
- a CDS encoding sigma 54-interacting transcriptional regulator gives rise to the protein MGKTAPLMLVDDDPDLLRLLTLRLNASGYRILAVESAEAALAQLAISLPALVITDVRLPGMDGLALFAEIRSRYPALPVILLTAHGTIPDAVDATTQGAFAYLTKPFDGHVLLDKVAQALSLAAPAPLSPDQSWRADILSRSQRVAELLAEARLVAASDASILIRGDSGTGKELLARAIHRASARAEQPFIAVNCGAIPEQLLESELFGHVKGAFTGAVEHREGLFQAAHGGTLFLDEIGDMPLPLQVKLLRVLQEKTVRQVGANQAGEVDVRIISATHRDLEAAMREGQFREDLYYRLNVVTLHLPALEERREDIALLANHFLKTIAAKYPKRLTGFAPDALEILSLAHWPGNVRQLYNVVEQVCALSTAPLIPASLVQRALRTPTLDLLRYAEAKQKFERDYLIRLLKLTDGNVSDAARLADRNRTEFYRLLQKNGLDPRRFRGGEEAVVAGRQEERL